A stretch of Schaalia odontolytica DNA encodes these proteins:
- a CDS encoding ABC transporter permease has translation MLRGALTRRGNRHLMIALTVALGACVATSMLSVMFNVGDKVNQELKSYGANIVVRPQGAAVLDDLYSTGEATEARSYLREDELGNIKTIFWTYNILDFAPLLNVSATDASGEHVPTTGTWFGHHLELATGESVETGLDKLRGWWGIEGSWPADDDEDGVLVGTTYAAAHGLTVGDTVTLTREGITRDFTVRGILTSGDDADRGVFIQLPQAQALLNREGVVGSVEVSALTTPDNDLARKAAKNPNSLSVSEKETWYCTAYVSSIAFQIEEVMTDSVARPVRQVAQSEGVILEKTQLLMVLVTVLALIASALAIANLVTAGVMERSSEIGLMKAVGAKDKQIIALFLTETVIVGLVGGVLGYGGGLALAQAIGYMVFHSSISFVPVVVGLVAVLVILVVLGASIPAIRYLLRLNAAEVLHGR, from the coding sequence ATGCTCCGCGGCGCCCTCACAAGACGCGGCAACCGCCACCTCATGATCGCCCTGACCGTCGCGCTGGGCGCCTGCGTCGCCACGTCCATGCTCTCCGTCATGTTCAACGTCGGCGACAAGGTCAACCAGGAACTCAAGTCCTACGGCGCGAACATCGTGGTGCGCCCGCAGGGCGCGGCCGTCCTCGACGACCTCTATAGCACGGGCGAAGCCACCGAGGCGCGCTCCTACCTGCGCGAGGACGAGCTCGGCAACATCAAGACAATCTTCTGGACGTACAACATCCTCGACTTCGCGCCCCTGCTGAACGTGTCCGCCACCGACGCGTCCGGCGAGCACGTGCCCACGACCGGCACGTGGTTTGGCCACCACCTCGAGCTGGCCACCGGCGAGAGCGTCGAGACCGGCCTCGACAAGCTGCGCGGCTGGTGGGGCATCGAGGGCTCCTGGCCGGCGGACGACGACGAGGACGGCGTCCTCGTCGGCACCACCTACGCGGCCGCCCACGGCCTGACGGTCGGCGACACTGTCACCCTCACCCGCGAAGGCATCACCCGCGACTTCACGGTGCGCGGCATCCTCACCAGCGGCGACGATGCCGACCGCGGCGTGTTCATTCAGCTTCCGCAGGCCCAGGCGCTCCTGAACCGCGAGGGCGTCGTCGGCAGCGTCGAGGTCTCCGCTCTGACCACGCCGGACAACGACCTGGCGCGCAAGGCGGCGAAGAACCCGAATTCGCTGAGCGTGTCCGAGAAGGAAACCTGGTACTGCACCGCCTACGTCTCCTCGATCGCCTTCCAGATCGAGGAAGTCATGACGGACTCTGTGGCCCGCCCGGTCCGCCAGGTCGCCCAGTCCGAAGGCGTCATCCTGGAAAAGACCCAGCTGCTCATGGTCCTCGTGACCGTCCTGGCGCTCATCGCCTCGGCCCTGGCCATTGCGAACCTGGTGACCGCAGGCGTCATGGAGCGTTCCAGCGAGATCGGCCTCATGAAGGCCGTGGGGGCCAAGGACAAGCAGATCATCGCCCTGTTCCTGACCGAAACGGTCATCGTCGGCCTGGTCGGTGGCGTCCTCGGCTACGGCGGAGGCCTCGCGCTGGCCCAGGCGATCGGCTACATGGTCTTCCACTCGTCGATCTCCTTCGTGCCCGTCGTCGTCGGCCTCGTCGCCGTCCTCGTCATCCTCGTCGTCCTGGGAGCCTCCATCCCGGCGATCCGCTACCTGCTGCGCCTCAACGCGGCGGAAGTCCTGCACGGAAGGTGA
- a CDS encoding alpha/beta hydrolase gives MSVTSNPTPGDELIPDTSGLPDLSGVDTPASSPEGIPERDVMAPWGEDGPPGDQWRADILGDGYESRTIELLDDAEGPCVATLVRATPPKSARMTVLYLHGRNDYFFQTEMAQQLVDAGAAFYALDMRKYGRSLRPHQTIGYADDLSVYDEEIGEAIEIIRSEREDEPIVLMGHSTGGLIATLWAHRHPGVLAGLILNSGWLEMQSMAAWRGAMAPVIGRIASRNPMWEVPSGGTGHYGRSLAGRASSELPIPENLSADDPSVAGWPIIQEWKRPESYPVPASWLEAIMAGHDTIEKRVHLDCPVLSMVSTSAYFEEEWCERVFTSDTVLDPTVIAERSLGLSDLVTIARFPGKHDLVLSDAPVREAVYATMRGWLDAFVH, from the coding sequence ATGAGCGTTACCAGCAATCCCACGCCCGGAGACGAGCTGATCCCGGACACGAGCGGTCTGCCCGACCTGTCCGGGGTGGACACTCCGGCCTCGTCCCCCGAGGGGATCCCCGAGCGCGACGTCATGGCACCGTGGGGCGAGGACGGTCCTCCTGGCGACCAGTGGCGCGCCGACATCCTCGGCGACGGGTATGAGTCGCGCACAATCGAGCTGCTCGACGACGCGGAGGGGCCCTGCGTGGCGACCCTGGTGCGCGCGACCCCGCCCAAGAGTGCCCGCATGACGGTCCTGTACCTGCACGGGCGCAACGACTATTTCTTCCAGACGGAGATGGCGCAGCAGCTGGTTGACGCGGGCGCGGCGTTCTATGCGCTGGACATGCGCAAGTACGGGCGTTCGCTGCGTCCCCACCAGACGATCGGCTACGCCGACGACCTGTCCGTGTACGACGAGGAGATCGGCGAGGCCATCGAGATCATCCGTTCCGAGCGCGAGGACGAGCCGATCGTCCTCATGGGCCACTCGACGGGCGGCCTGATCGCGACCCTGTGGGCGCACCGCCACCCGGGCGTCCTGGCTGGCCTGATCCTGAACTCGGGCTGGCTGGAGATGCAGTCGATGGCCGCCTGGCGCGGGGCGATGGCCCCCGTCATCGGGCGCATCGCATCGCGCAACCCCATGTGGGAGGTGCCCTCGGGCGGGACCGGCCACTACGGTCGCTCGCTCGCGGGGCGCGCCTCCTCGGAGCTGCCGATCCCCGAGAACCTGTCGGCGGATGACCCGTCGGTCGCGGGCTGGCCGATCATCCAGGAGTGGAAGCGCCCCGAGTCCTACCCGGTTCCCGCCTCGTGGCTCGAGGCGATCATGGCCGGGCACGACACGATCGAGAAGCGCGTGCACCTGGACTGTCCGGTCCTGTCGATGGTGTCCACGTCGGCCTATTTCGAGGAGGAGTGGTGCGAGCGCGTCTTCACGTCCGACACCGTCCTGGATCCGACGGTTATCGCCGAGCGGAGCTTGGGCCTCTCGGACCTGGTGACGATTGCCCGTTTCCCCGGCAAGCACGATCTGGTCCTGTCGGACGCCCCCGTGCGCGAGGCCGTGTACGCGACGATGCGCGGCTGGCTGGACGCTTTCGTGCACTGA
- a CDS encoding ABC transporter ATP-binding protein encodes MTTSTATPASSASTDALLSLEGVSKIYGDLHALDNVSLEIPRGQWVSIVGPSGSGKTTLMNIVGAMDTATKGTVMLDGHDISDLTADELTEVRCRTIGLVFQQFHLIGHLTALENVMVAQYYHSMPDEKEALEALDRVGLADRATHLPRQLSGGEQQRVCVARALINYPKLLLADEPTGNLDETNEEIVLDLFNQLHQDGTTLMVVTHDALVAEQGQREIRLDHGKVVKETWHDHDFEQRASGLVLPGRDGDARSGKDKVR; translated from the coding sequence ATGACCACCTCCACTGCCACCCCGGCCTCGTCGGCCTCCACCGACGCGCTGCTGAGCCTCGAGGGCGTCTCCAAGATCTACGGGGACCTGCACGCCCTCGACAACGTGTCCCTCGAGATCCCGCGCGGCCAGTGGGTCTCAATCGTCGGACCCTCCGGCTCCGGCAAGACCACGCTGATGAACATCGTCGGTGCCATGGACACCGCCACGAAGGGCACCGTCATGCTGGACGGCCACGACATCTCCGACCTGACCGCCGACGAGCTCACCGAGGTGCGCTGCCGCACCATCGGCCTCGTCTTCCAGCAGTTCCACCTCATCGGCCACCTGACGGCCCTCGAGAACGTCATGGTCGCCCAGTACTACCACTCGATGCCCGACGAGAAGGAGGCCCTCGAGGCCCTGGACCGCGTCGGCCTGGCCGACCGCGCCACCCACCTGCCGCGCCAGCTCTCCGGCGGCGAACAGCAGCGCGTGTGCGTGGCCCGCGCCCTCATCAACTACCCCAAGCTGCTGCTGGCCGACGAGCCCACCGGCAACCTGGACGAAACCAACGAGGAAATCGTCCTCGACCTGTTCAACCAGCTCCACCAGGACGGCACGACCCTCATGGTCGTCACCCACGACGCGCTCGTCGCCGAACAGGGCCAGCGCGAAATCCGACTTGACCACGGCAAGGTCGTCAAAGAAACCTGGCACGACCACGACTTCGAACAGCGCGCCTCCGGCCTGGTTCTGCCCGGCCGCGACGGCGACGCACGCAGCGGAAAGGACAAGGTGCGATGA
- a CDS encoding FAD:protein FMN transferase yields the protein MAGSPGVAPTWRSSFPAMGTRVDIIGWGGDGMAIVNAVVGVVARHEDTWSVFRPSSEVSRLNDVVASTGGGGGVSRCGADSAVAGPGLVVSEETDRLLRDALALAEATGGAFNPLIGPLVAAWDVKAMRAAYVAGAPLPPAPSERVVEAALRASSWGLLSRVGERRWAMGTPAECVGGVDVPSPSLDLGGIAKGYTADACRDLAVAMGARGVLVSVGTSSVSVYGTRADGSSWRAGLRDPHGGPTSVAGVVELPAGGMASLSTSGDNLGPLGGVRGVGAGRASGPLVGPAAGSVEDRRARETWRETAAGGGRIFDHHIIDPRTGYPASAGVRQVSIVASSGVLAEALSTALLVDPSIDVSDVAARWARVTGAPASAKVVGLVRAG from the coding sequence GTGGCCGGGTCTCCGGGGGTAGCGCCCACGTGGCGTTCGTCCTTCCCCGCGATGGGGACCCGCGTCGACATCATCGGCTGGGGCGGGGACGGCATGGCGATCGTCAACGCTGTTGTGGGTGTCGTCGCGCGCCACGAGGACACGTGGAGCGTATTCCGGCCTTCCTCCGAGGTGTCGCGGCTCAATGATGTAGTCGCTTCGACTGGGGGCGGCGGTGGTGTGTCCCGTTGTGGGGCCGATTCCGCGGTGGCTGGCCCCGGCCTCGTCGTCAGCGAAGAAACCGACCGGCTGCTGCGTGACGCGCTCGCGCTCGCGGAGGCGACCGGGGGAGCGTTCAACCCGCTGATCGGGCCGCTCGTTGCCGCCTGGGACGTCAAAGCGATGCGGGCCGCGTACGTCGCGGGTGCGCCCTTGCCGCCCGCGCCGTCTGAGCGCGTTGTGGAGGCGGCGTTGCGGGCGTCGTCGTGGGGCTTGCTGTCGCGCGTTGGCGAGCGGCGGTGGGCGATGGGTACCCCTGCTGAGTGCGTGGGTGGTGTGGATGTTCCCAGCCCGAGCCTCGACCTGGGCGGCATCGCGAAGGGATACACCGCCGACGCGTGCCGCGACTTGGCAGTGGCCATGGGGGCGCGTGGCGTGTTGGTGTCGGTGGGGACCTCGTCGGTGTCGGTGTATGGGACTCGCGCCGACGGTTCGTCGTGGCGCGCGGGCCTGCGAGACCCTCATGGTGGGCCCACGTCGGTCGCTGGCGTCGTGGAGCTGCCTGCGGGCGGCATGGCGTCCCTGTCGACGTCCGGGGATAACCTGGGGCCGCTGGGTGGGGTTCGCGGTGTCGGTGCGGGGCGTGCGTCGGGGCCTCTGGTGGGGCCTGCGGCTGGTTCTGTGGAAGATCGTCGCGCGCGTGAAACATGGCGTGAAACAGCTGCGGGTGGCGGTCGGATTTTCGACCACCACATCATCGACCCACGCACGGGATACCCCGCGAGTGCGGGCGTTCGACAAGTCAGCATCGTGGCCTCGTCGGGTGTACTGGCGGAGGCCCTGTCGACGGCGCTGCTCGTCGATCCGTCCATCGATGTTTCGGACGTCGCTGCCCGCTGGGCCCGCGTGACGGGTGCCCCGGCCTCGGCGAAGGTTGTGGGCCTGGTGCGTGCGGGGTGA
- a CDS encoding FAD-binding and (Fe-S)-binding domain-containing protein has product MSESFLTDLRALIDVDASSGTRARYSSDAGLTRIPPLAVAFPRTPEQAIAAFDLARAHGVPLTARGGGTSCASNAIGPGLVLDFSRHMNRVISIDPEARTATVEPGCVGSTLQAAAAKHGLRFGPDPSSQNRATIAGMVANNACGPHATAWGRTSDNIVSLDCVDGQGRRFTATTDHDAALSDVPGLASLIDSNLAPIRTELGRFKRQVSGYSLEHLTPEGGRNLAAMLTGTEGTLVLILSITVRLVPLPDAPVLAALGYRSMIEAADDVPALLAHSPLAVEGMDRRLVDVVRAHKGPGAVPALPEGEGWLLVEVGAPGEDVTASLERARALCTDSAAIDTVVYPPGAQASALWRIRADGAGLGGRTPPDGAGGGDQQAWPGFEDAAVPPENLGAYLRDFTALMEEFDIDGLLYGHFGDGCVHVRLAMPLDTPEGVAHSRAFLQSAARICAAHGGSVSGEHGDGRARGELLRFMYSPEMLDLFARVKHVFDPDNLLNPGVLAAPMDEAEAASRARARNAGGALELQPGVDPLDFGLRRVAARPMPADGGFAFTHDGGDFTAAVHRCTGVGKCRAGVSGTFMCPSYLATREEKDVTRGRARILQEAANSQLVKAIDSPEVLEALDLCLACKACSADCPAGVDMARYRSEALFRTYRGRMRPLSHYTLGWLPRLTRVTARVPGLASIANAVMSVAPLRSLAFRVIGLDPRRGMPALQSGTFTTWARRRSLLADSVPASASSDAVSDTREREGATASSTSNSPILSGPRDPSGRPYALVWADSFSQTLDDAGARAVVDVLEANGFAPIVAPDACCGLTWITTGQLTGAKKHLASLLGVLAPFAASGIPIVGVEPSCTAVLRDDLLDLLPEDPRSVLVSSATRTLAEVLSAVPASERRLPSLEGVEIVAQPHCHHYSVMGWDVDQALLESLGARVTRLEGCCGLAGNFGMEAGHYDLSVAVASHSLLPSLSAKPDAVYLADGFSCRTQAAQLAGRGGVHLATLLAGHAD; this is encoded by the coding sequence ATGAGCGAGAGCTTCCTGACGGACCTGCGCGCACTCATCGACGTCGACGCTTCGAGCGGCACGCGAGCGCGCTACTCCTCCGACGCCGGCCTCACGCGCATCCCGCCCCTAGCCGTCGCATTCCCGCGCACGCCCGAGCAGGCGATCGCAGCCTTCGACCTCGCCCGCGCCCACGGCGTCCCCCTCACCGCCCGAGGCGGTGGCACCTCGTGCGCGTCCAACGCGATCGGCCCCGGCCTCGTCCTCGACTTCTCGCGGCACATGAACCGCGTCATCTCCATCGACCCCGAGGCCCGCACCGCCACCGTTGAGCCCGGCTGCGTCGGCTCCACCCTCCAGGCCGCGGCCGCGAAGCACGGCCTACGCTTCGGCCCCGACCCCTCCTCCCAGAACCGCGCGACGATCGCCGGCATGGTTGCCAACAACGCGTGCGGCCCGCACGCGACCGCCTGGGGGCGCACCTCCGACAACATCGTCTCCCTCGACTGCGTGGACGGGCAGGGGCGGCGCTTCACGGCCACGACCGACCACGACGCAGCCCTCAGCGACGTGCCGGGACTCGCCTCCCTCATCGACTCCAACCTGGCGCCCATCCGAACCGAACTCGGCCGCTTCAAGCGCCAAGTCTCCGGCTATTCCCTCGAGCACCTCACCCCCGAGGGCGGGCGCAACCTCGCCGCCATGCTCACGGGCACCGAGGGCACCCTCGTCCTCATCCTGTCCATCACCGTGCGCCTCGTACCCCTGCCCGACGCGCCCGTGCTCGCCGCCCTGGGCTACCGCTCCATGATCGAGGCCGCCGACGACGTACCCGCACTGCTCGCCCACTCCCCCCTCGCCGTGGAGGGCATGGACCGTCGCCTCGTCGACGTCGTGCGCGCCCACAAGGGCCCCGGCGCCGTCCCCGCCCTGCCCGAAGGCGAAGGCTGGCTCCTCGTCGAAGTCGGCGCCCCCGGCGAAGACGTCACCGCCTCCCTGGAGCGCGCACGCGCCCTGTGCACCGACTCGGCCGCCATCGACACGGTCGTGTACCCGCCGGGGGCACAGGCCTCGGCCCTGTGGAGGATCCGCGCCGACGGTGCGGGCCTGGGCGGACGCACCCCGCCCGACGGCGCTGGCGGCGGCGACCAGCAGGCCTGGCCCGGTTTCGAGGACGCGGCGGTCCCGCCCGAAAACCTCGGCGCGTACCTGCGCGACTTCACCGCCCTCATGGAGGAGTTCGACATCGACGGGCTCCTGTACGGGCACTTCGGCGACGGCTGCGTGCACGTGCGCCTCGCCATGCCGCTCGACACCCCGGAGGGCGTCGCCCACTCGCGCGCCTTCCTGCAGTCCGCGGCCCGCATCTGCGCCGCCCACGGCGGCTCCGTCTCCGGCGAGCACGGCGACGGGCGCGCCCGCGGCGAGCTCCTGCGCTTCATGTACTCCCCCGAGATGCTCGACCTGTTCGCCCGCGTCAAGCACGTCTTCGACCCGGACAACCTCCTCAACCCCGGGGTGCTCGCCGCCCCCATGGACGAGGCCGAGGCCGCCTCCCGCGCGCGGGCGCGGAATGCCGGCGGGGCCCTCGAGCTCCAGCCCGGCGTCGACCCCCTCGACTTTGGCCTGCGCCGCGTCGCCGCGCGCCCCATGCCCGCGGACGGCGGCTTCGCCTTCACCCACGACGGCGGCGACTTCACGGCCGCCGTCCACCGCTGCACCGGCGTCGGCAAGTGCCGCGCGGGAGTGTCCGGCACGTTCATGTGCCCGTCCTACCTGGCCACGCGCGAGGAAAAGGACGTGACCCGCGGGCGGGCCCGCATCCTCCAGGAGGCGGCGAACTCGCAGCTCGTGAAGGCCATCGACTCCCCCGAGGTCCTCGAGGCCCTCGACCTGTGCCTCGCCTGCAAGGCCTGCTCCGCCGACTGCCCCGCCGGCGTCGACATGGCCCGCTACCGCTCCGAAGCGCTGTTCCGCACCTACCGGGGCCGCATGCGCCCCCTCAGCCACTACACGCTTGGCTGGCTGCCTCGCCTCACCCGCGTCACCGCGCGCGTGCCCGGCCTGGCAAGCATCGCGAACGCCGTCATGTCGGTCGCTCCCCTGCGCTCGCTCGCGTTCCGCGTCATCGGCCTCGATCCTCGACGAGGCATGCCCGCCCTCCAGTCCGGCACCTTCACCACGTGGGCTCGCCGCCGCTCCCTGTTGGCGGACAGCGTTCCTGCGTCGGCTTCGTCGGATGCCGTATCCGATACCCGCGAGCGCGAGGGGGCCACCGCCTCGTCGACGTCGAACTCCCCGATCCTGAGCGGGCCGCGCGACCCCAGCGGGCGGCCGTACGCGCTCGTGTGGGCGGACTCGTTTAGCCAGACCCTGGACGATGCGGGTGCGCGCGCGGTCGTCGACGTGCTCGAGGCGAACGGGTTCGCGCCGATCGTTGCGCCGGACGCATGCTGCGGCCTCACGTGGATTACGACGGGTCAGCTGACGGGTGCGAAGAAGCACTTGGCGTCGTTGCTGGGGGTTCTTGCGCCTTTCGCGGCGTCGGGGATCCCGATCGTCGGCGTCGAGCCGTCGTGCACGGCGGTGCTGCGCGACGACCTGCTGGATCTGCTGCCCGAAGACCCGCGCTCGGTGCTCGTATCTTCCGCGACGCGCACCCTCGCCGAGGTGCTGTCTGCGGTGCCCGCATCCGAGCGTCGCCTGCCGAGCCTGGAGGGCGTCGAGATCGTCGCGCAGCCGCACTGCCATCACTACTCCGTCATGGGGTGGGACGTGGACCAGGCGCTGCTCGAGTCGCTGGGCGCGCGTGTGACCCGGCTCGAGGGTTGCTGTGGCCTGGCCGGGAATTTCGGCATGGAGGCGGGCCACTACGACCTGTCTGTGGCCGTCGCATCCCATTCGCTGCTGCCGTCCCTGTCGGCGAAGCCGGACGCCGTGTATCTGGCGGACGGCTTCTCGTGCCGCACCCAGGCCGCGCAGCTGGCGGGCCGCGGGGGCGTCCACCTGGCGACGCTGCTTGCGGGGCACGCTGACTGA
- a CDS encoding ABC transporter permease: MSRRAMFWRMVTSSILRRRSRVLIAILAVAIGATTLSGLVTIAVDVPAQLAREIRSYGANLVVTPAGDVPITDEAVAAATAQVPASALVGSAAFDYETVTINDQPYVAGGADLEAVHAMNPYWFVDGEWPAATGQVLVGEQVASTIDVKAGDTITVSQLDAGASSKGAQVQSGAPASGLKVDPRTVTLTVSGILKTGGNEDGYVYMSSQDMSALTGQSGTVSLAEYSIALEGDQLSAIADAMNAANPDIHAQTVRRLAQSDTGVLAMLRSLLVVITVIVLALTMIGVSTTMIAVVTERRNEIGLRKALGATSRSITREFMGEGVMLGLIGGILGAGAGYGLAVLISTSVFHRSISLHPVILLGTVACSILIAVLACLPPVRRALAVDPALVLRGE, from the coding sequence ATGTCCAGACGAGCAATGTTCTGGCGGATGGTCACCTCCTCCATCCTGCGCCGCCGCTCCCGCGTCCTCATCGCGATCCTCGCCGTCGCCATCGGCGCGACCACACTGTCCGGCCTCGTCACGATCGCCGTCGACGTGCCGGCCCAGCTGGCCCGCGAGATCCGCTCCTACGGTGCCAACCTCGTCGTCACCCCCGCCGGGGACGTGCCCATCACGGACGAGGCCGTGGCCGCCGCAACCGCCCAGGTGCCCGCAAGCGCTCTGGTCGGATCCGCGGCCTTTGACTACGAGACCGTCACCATCAACGACCAGCCCTACGTGGCGGGCGGCGCCGACCTGGAGGCCGTGCACGCCATGAACCCGTACTGGTTCGTGGACGGTGAGTGGCCCGCTGCGACGGGCCAGGTGCTCGTGGGCGAGCAGGTCGCCTCGACGATCGACGTGAAGGCGGGGGACACGATCACGGTGAGCCAGCTGGACGCCGGCGCCTCCTCGAAGGGTGCGCAGGTGCAGTCCGGCGCCCCGGCCTCGGGCCTGAAGGTCGATCCGCGCACCGTCACCCTGACCGTGTCCGGCATCCTCAAGACCGGCGGTAACGAAGACGGCTACGTGTACATGTCCAGCCAGGACATGAGCGCCCTGACCGGGCAGAGCGGCACCGTGTCGCTCGCCGAATACTCGATCGCACTGGAGGGTGATCAGCTCAGCGCCATCGCCGACGCGATGAACGCCGCGAACCCCGACATTCACGCTCAGACCGTGCGCCGCCTCGCCCAGTCCGACACGGGTGTCCTCGCGATGCTGCGCTCCCTCCTCGTCGTCATCACCGTCATCGTGCTGGCGCTGACCATGATCGGCGTGTCCACCACGATGATCGCCGTCGTCACCGAGCGCCGCAACGAGATCGGCCTGCGCAAGGCCCTGGGCGCCACCTCCCGATCCATCACCCGCGAGTTCATGGGTGAGGGCGTCATGCTCGGCCTCATCGGCGGAATCCTGGGGGCCGGGGCAGGCTACGGCCTCGCCGTCCTCATCTCCACCTCCGTGTTCCACCGCTCTATCTCGCTGCACCCCGTCATCCTCCTCGGCACGGTCGCCTGCTCGATCCTCATCGCCGTCCTCGCCTGCCTCCCGCCCGTGCGCCGCGCACTGGCCGTCGACCCCGCGCTCGTCCTGCGCGGAGAATGA
- a CDS encoding FMN-binding protein, whose translation MTTPTTPDTRSRWVAPASYAVLGALGATILAACTPSTGLDMTKPMSDGTWTAQSNADDQGSIGTITITVEGGRITATSYETTLADGTDKGAEYGKNSAGEVFNEDYYKKAQAAVASYQEYSDNLTKVGDPAKVDVITGATVAHQQFVQAAIRAIAAAQGVSPDGADDINIPGLKDATKDGDLDKDLGGSDG comes from the coding sequence ATGACCACGCCCACCACCCCCGATACCCGATCCCGCTGGGTCGCCCCGGCCTCGTACGCGGTCCTCGGCGCCCTCGGCGCGACGATCCTGGCCGCGTGCACGCCCTCCACCGGCCTGGACATGACCAAGCCCATGAGCGACGGCACCTGGACCGCCCAGTCCAACGCCGACGACCAGGGCTCCATCGGCACCATCACCATCACGGTTGAGGGCGGGCGCATCACCGCCACCTCCTACGAGACGACGCTTGCCGACGGCACCGACAAGGGCGCCGAGTACGGCAAGAACTCCGCGGGCGAAGTCTTCAACGAGGACTACTACAAGAAGGCGCAGGCCGCCGTCGCCTCCTACCAGGAGTACTCCGACAACCTCACCAAGGTCGGCGACCCCGCCAAGGTCGACGTCATCACCGGCGCCACCGTCGCCCACCAGCAGTTCGTGCAGGCCGCCATCCGCGCCATCGCCGCGGCCCAGGGTGTCTCCCCGGACGGCGCCGACGACATCAATATCCCCGGCCTGAAAGACGCCACCAAGGACGGCGACCTCGACAAGGACCTCGGAGGCTCCGACGGCTGA
- a CDS encoding alpha/beta hydrolase, which yields MAITWANILEWKTGPLDEIAQELLEASQGLRNAYENGQDDLKAVQSEGEAVTAMRATTITNLASLERALTNINGALMAIEGARDGVATVMSNINTLQAYAATNNCTILNDGSVVGEGSRTQRGGKSSARLNIEQGIEDVVKQADQVDTDLYHALQDINNDSYTDGDWAENKVIGVPDLPQPNWSPSQNAAWWNSLPEERKQFLMDHRPDDIRHLDGLPAYARDRANRFALDGYFDEKGNYHKGALDTAEQAYNDANAKYQAALKKSTDKELNPALAKNDYIDPEVATAKRELDRALEKYRDLKVIKSRTEPTYRLTNGLAPAYLLDFNYDEKYQRTTAIVSAGNPDTATRVSTLVPGIGTNVRGDLGYYMDFNDRLRDQTKHAGVNPNSVATISYLGYVAPKNDGTNIRQAADIGFADRAAPQLARFEEGLRANANANGHAFTNTLIGHSYGSTTSGKSMTLVAPGTVDRFIMCGSPGAGADTIDAYNVSQKHVYVSSIPTSDAVQDLNTFTPSGFGSDPRYLDGITHLSGDVTDSEKYVPPRIPPIDDNPLMHQAFRALHALDHHMAYFDEGTRTSQDFANIVAGGNQTTDEEWAALKAARAKENNGH from the coding sequence ATGGCGATCACCTGGGCGAACATTCTCGAGTGGAAGACCGGTCCACTCGACGAGATCGCACAAGAACTCCTCGAGGCCAGCCAGGGTCTGCGCAATGCCTACGAAAATGGACAGGATGACCTGAAGGCCGTCCAGTCCGAGGGCGAGGCCGTCACAGCGATGCGCGCGACGACCATCACCAACCTCGCCTCACTCGAGCGTGCCCTCACCAACATCAACGGCGCCCTCATGGCCATCGAAGGCGCACGCGATGGAGTTGCGACCGTCATGTCCAACATCAACACCCTGCAGGCGTACGCAGCCACGAATAACTGCACCATTCTCAACGACGGCAGCGTCGTCGGAGAGGGCTCAAGGACACAACGTGGCGGAAAATCCTCTGCACGCTTAAACATCGAGCAGGGCATCGAAGACGTCGTCAAACAGGCCGACCAGGTCGACACCGATCTCTACCACGCCCTCCAAGACATCAACAACGACAGCTACACAGACGGAGACTGGGCAGAAAACAAGGTCATCGGAGTCCCCGATTTACCACAGCCAAACTGGAGCCCGTCCCAGAACGCGGCCTGGTGGAACTCCCTGCCCGAGGAACGCAAGCAATTCCTCATGGACCATCGTCCCGACGACATCCGCCACCTCGACGGACTCCCCGCCTACGCGCGCGACAGGGCCAACCGCTTCGCCCTCGACGGCTACTTTGACGAAAAGGGAAATTACCACAAGGGCGCCCTCGACACCGCCGAACAGGCTTATAACGACGCCAATGCCAAATATCAAGCCGCCCTCAAAAAGAGCACAGACAAGGAACTCAACCCCGCCCTCGCAAAAAACGACTACATCGACCCAGAGGTGGCGACGGCAAAGAGAGAGCTCGACCGAGCACTGGAGAAGTACCGGGACCTCAAGGTCATCAAGTCGCGAACGGAGCCTACCTATCGACTGACCAACGGCCTCGCCCCCGCTTACCTCCTCGACTTCAACTACGACGAGAAATATCAGCGCACGACCGCCATCGTCTCCGCGGGCAATCCCGACACCGCCACGCGTGTGTCGACGCTGGTTCCGGGCATCGGCACGAACGTGCGCGGCGACCTCGGGTACTACATGGACTTCAACGACCGCCTCAGGGATCAGACCAAGCACGCAGGGGTCAACCCGAACAGCGTTGCCACCATCTCCTACCTCGGCTACGTCGCCCCCAAGAACGATGGAACGAACATTAGACAGGCCGCAGACATCGGATTCGCCGACCGCGCGGCCCCCCAGCTCGCACGCTTCGAGGAGGGACTGCGTGCGAACGCAAACGCCAACGGCCACGCGTTCACCAACACCCTCATCGGCCATTCCTACGGATCGACCACGTCCGGCAAGTCGATGACGCTCGTCGCCCCGGGCACCGTCGACCGCTTCATCATGTGCGGCTCTCCCGGAGCTGGGGCAGACACAATCGACGCATATAACGTGTCACAGAAACACGTCTATGTCTCCTCGATCCCAACGTCCGACGCAGTACAGGACCTGAACACATTCACACCTAGTGGATTCGGGAGCGACCCACGATACCTCGACGGAATTACTCATCTGAGCGGCGACGTCACAGATTCTGAGAAGTACGTACCACCTCGCATACCTCCCATCGATGACAATCCGCTAATGCACCAGGCTTTCCGCGCCCTGCACGCTTTAGACCATCACATGGCCTATTTCGACGAGGGCACCCGCACATCCCAGGACTTCGCGAACATCGTCGCCGGCGGAAACCAGACGACGGACGAAGAGTGGGCAGCGCTCAAGGCAGCCCGGGCAAAGGAAAACAACGGCCACTGA